One Besnoitia besnoiti strain Bb-Ger1 chromosome VIII, whole genome shotgun sequence DNA segment encodes these proteins:
- a CDS encoding hypothetical protein (encoded by transcript BESB_084520): protein MASRRAVDCRGAMPLSLSGEDSSASVSRLWRPLLSALQARPRPAARLFTSACRRPERLSSSSSPLELGLLASLASRRGFSAFSLSSLSLRSACRLRPASSSRPLTASRSSAASSLCSPASPFPPRGTAVPLSCCEPSCKRLSSLFPGSSCASVGCLSAPSGSPAAPSSSALSASSSAAPARAFSSCSALLRPRAIHRRLRDSAVGALRLSLSRPPTRSFASAVSRAQRQAEDARVHGNLFAEDIASLSVVRVLVEAAARSGEKATRRELLGDMSGADALAEAERRGLAAVVLAGSSAKLPVCLLTPSLQAFLAQQQRRQARARAFHVPPPFRETRRGAPESEEETHPEGAEGRRDSSDASGATAEGGAGGDTARRREAESARAREEDTGTFAFDPSLKVKTVRINGVADERDMLRSAQTAKKFLAQGHRVELHVVAQMHQKKTRARACHLVLLIGGFVRECRDVGRPVHLPLNASVLATQPIVKVQIWPCSKEQAAAFQMPPIILESPKKGKGDDDGRDDGKRGKGKGHERRGDARAGARQCDED from the exons ATGGCCTCCAGGAGAGCTGTAGATTGCAGGGGCGCTatgcctctttctctctctggggAGGACAGTTCTGCTTCGGTCTCGAGACTGTGGCGCCCCCTCCTTtcggctctgcaggcgcggccgcggcccgcGGCCCGGCTGTTCACGAgtgcctgcaggcggcctgagcgtctttcctcttcttcttcacctcTGGAGCTCGGCTTGCTAGCCTCGCtagcctcgcgccgcggtttttcggcgttttcgctctcttctttgtCGCTGCGCTCCGCGTGCCGCTTGCGccctgcgtcctcgtcgcggcctctcacGGCCTCACGttcttctgccgcctcttcgctttgcagccctgcgtctccctttcctcctcgcggcacTGCTGTGCCACTGTCCTGCTGCGAGCCCTCGTGCAAGaggctctcttctctcttccccGGGTCGTCGTGCGCGTCTGTTGGCTGTCTATCGGCGCCCTCGGGTTCCCctgccgcgccctcgtcgtctgcgctctCCGCTTCATCTTCTGCCgcacccgcgcgcgccttctcctcgtgcAGCGCGCTTCTTCGGCCACGGGCGATTcaccggcgtctgcgggacTCTGCGGTCGGCGCGCTACGCCTCAGCCTCAGCAGGCCCCCGACGCGGtcgttcgcctccgcagtgAGTAGAGCGCAACGCCAG gctgaggacgcgcgagTCCACGGAAACCTTTTTGCGGAAGACATCGCGTCCCTCTCCGTTGTGCGCGTcctcgtggaggcggcggcccgctCGGGGGAGAAAGCGACTCGGCGCGAGCTTCTGGGCGACATGtccggcgcggacgcgctggcggaggcagaaAGGCGCGGCCTGGCGGCTGTCGTCCTcgcgggcagcagcgcgaagctCCCAGTCTGTCTTCTCACGCCGAGCCTGCAGGCGttcctcgcgcagcagcagcggcgccaggcgcgcgcgcgcgccttccacgTGCCTCCGCCCTTCCGCGAGactcgtcgcggcgcgcccgagagcgaggaggagacgcaccCCGAAGGAGCCGaggggcgaagagacagcagcgacgcctctggcgcgaccgccgagggcggcgccggcggtgacaccgcgagacgcagagaggctgaGAGCGCCAGAgctcgcgaagaagacacagGGACATTCGCGTTCGACCCTTCCCTTAAAGTAAAAA CTGTGCGAATCAACGGCGTGGCGGATGAGCGCGATATGCTGCGGAGTGCGCAGACTGCGAAGAAGTTCCTGGCTCAGG gGCACCGCGTCGAGCTGCATGTCGTTGCCCAAATGCatcagaagaagacgcgggcgcgcgcgtgtcacCTCGTTCTCCTCATCGGCGGGTTCGTGCGGGAGTGCAGAGACGTGGGCAGGCCTGTGCATCTGCCGCTCAACGCGTCAGTTCTCGCCACGCAGCCGATCGTGAAAGTCCAAATCTGGCCCTGCTCTAAAGAACAAGCTGCGGCCTTCCAG ATGCCTCCCATCATTCTGGAGAGCCCGAAGAAAGGCaaaggagacgacgacgggcgCGATGACGGCAAGcgcggaaaaggaaagggtcacgagaggagaggcgatgCGAGGGCGGGTGCCAGGCAGTGTGACGAGGACTAG
- a CDS encoding hypothetical protein (encoded by transcript BESB_084480), which yields MTMRNYDFCGSQENAYNPLLSALSVARTAGPVRVTGQVPVVHHGAFQRSTAACARASEKLLDKRLAKDLTGRGRAAGETPCGWCQTPGGKDRLVERVTVPPAPGHQRPVTERGAVDALSLSAGDAASSTPDQSTGVNPCKKRTCAGRRRRAQHGNSDVVNKSSTTRAKRSTSGPKPDRTSNELNAVEKVEAAFADVAEFVRSCTDLRFFDSRPDARDLGAERIRPDGDAFWSDEVRKTDTPPGHTGRSEDEAVSARVAGGRLCQSGRPHTQSGELAGGLPQPVQQAVSKFKNAARGLLGLQTRRQGEEEKQNGSAEANAGADLPGAGGDAAATTGGRNTGKSCVWFDTTKYRLMVDRQELMKELGESSKGSWTLRFLGTGAMQASVTRNTSAILFNRGDGVSWLFDCGGGASAAVIPPMPSSALRSRLSPMLERLASISSVRQDLPDLHSDDGGVLTLGPAKCLNSKMRRLRELALQRKHAAVERLLVQPSYAAALSIAAAAVADRGSGEQVDAADWQAGGGRGMPTSATPQTARKKRVSRIGKIFVTHLHGDHCLGIPSLLSQVAAGAMMQRESAEGDSKVSVRRKRGRESDDTATEQEKNASGPPEGYGPAATMNKAPCGSQPEGRTAGDSFEGIASQHGSTAHSVGGDDMPVVEIFGPEGLRNLLRAIFLGTHVRRCAPYRVHELKGVPCLHHGRRCAHAVLPTLPKVSFEAEGGADLWPAADGSYDVFTDSDIRVLAIPIRHNVPTVGYVVEELGKTRRHLNADALQPIVQRNLDALAGWPALKGQPKAVYQLLSALEPGDSLTFPDGTRVNYDDAFEKEAQHLRKFCICVDTCDASPILPFAKGCDLMVHESTLSEAGLTSDFGLRADEKYDATDDLPPPDEDTCRTRRLAQQSKTEINGSEGVGGNIDKRGLAKSRAAVRTGTKYIPDPYFDAIVNFCITISRVATEKTAGKVDGSSEERRASPDSTTGAQPYVSTQFDHWNRADTLALQVPVCN from the exons ATGACGATGAGGAATTACGACTTCTGCGGGAGCCAGGAGAACGCCTACAATCCACTGCTCTCAGCACTTTCCGTGGCTCGAACTGCAGGCCCCGTGCGTGTTACTGGGCAGGTGCCTGTCGTCCATCAC GGTGCGTTCCAGCGCTCgacagccgcctgcgcacgcgcctctgaGAAGTTGCTCGACAAGAGGCTTGCTAAAGACCTCACCGGCCGCGGGCGTGCCGCTGGAGAAACCCCCTGTGGATGGTGCCAGACGCCTGGGGGCAAAGACAGACTGGTGGAGCGCGTCACGGTaccgcctgcgcctgggcATCAACGCCCTGTgacagagcgaggcgcggttGATGCGCTTTCTCTCAGTGCGGGAGATGCTGCCTCTTCGACTCCAGATCAGAGTACAGGTGTGAATCCTTGCAAGAAGCGAACCTGCGcggggcgaagaaggcgagcgcaaCACGGAAACTCCGACGTGGTCAACAAGAGCTCGACAACACGCGCGAAACGCTCTACATCCGGGCCAAAGCCCGACAGAACCTCTAATGAATTGAATGCAGTTGAAAAGGTAGAGGCAGCATTTGCCGACGTTGCGGAGTTTGTTCGAAGCTGCACTGACCTACGCTTCTTCGATTCGCGGCCAGATGCACGAGACCTTGGCGCTGAACGCATTCGTCCAGATGGCGACGCTTTTTGGAGTGACGAAGTGCGGAAAACAGATACCCCTCCGGGGCACACTGGGAGGTCAGAAGATGAGGCTGTTAGTGCGCGGGTCGCAGGCGGGCGACTGTGCCAATCTGGGAGACCACACACGCAGTCTGGCGAGCTTGCGGGGGGCTTGCCTCAGCCAGTGCAGCAGGCGGTGTCGAAGTTCAAGAATGCGGCGCGGGGTCTGCTTGGGCTTCAGACGAGGCGACAAGGTGAGGAAGAGAAGCAAAATGGTTCTGCCGAAGCAAATGCAGGAGCAGATCTGCCAGGTGCAGGGGGTGATGCTGCGGCGACCACTGGAGGACGAAATACAGGCAAAAGCTGTGTGTGGTTCGACACCACCAAGTACAGGCTGATGGTGGACCGGCAGGAGCTGATGAAGGAGCTTGGCGAATCATCGAAAGGCAGTTGGACACTGCGATTCCTGGGCACTGGAGCCATGCAAGCATCT GTGACACGCAACACGTCAGCTATCCTGTTCAACAGAGGGGACGGCGTGTCCTGGCTGTTTGACTGTGGCGGTGGTGCGTCGGCAGCAGTCATTCCGCCCatgccttcctctgcgcttcgGTCGCGGCTCTCACCCATGCTGGAAAGGTTGGCTAGCATTTCGTCGGTGCGTCAAGACCTTCCTGACTTGCATTCCGACGACGGAGGCGTGCTGACTCTGGGTCCCGCAAAGTGTCTGAACTCCAAGATGCGCCGACTGCGAGAGCTTGCGCTCCAGCGAAAACATGCCGCTGTGGAGCGACTGCTTGTGCAGCCTTCATACGCGGCGGCACTATCCatagcagcagctgcagtgGCTGACAGAGGCTCTGGCGAGCAAGTGGATGCTGCTGACTGGCAGGCTGGAGGCGGTCGGGGAATGCCTACGTCCGCTACCCCTCAAACCGCGAGAAAG AAGCGAGTCAGTCGCATCGGCAAGATCTTTGTCACACATTTGCACGGCGACCACTGTCTCGGCATACCATCGCTTCTTTCCCAAGTAGCTGCAGGAGCTATGATGCAACGTGAATCTGCTGAAGGAGACTCCAAGGTTTCGGTTCGCCGCAAGCGCGGGAGAGAGTCCGACGACACAGCGACCGagcaagaaaaaaacgcTTCAGGTCCCCCTGAGGGCTACGGGCCTGCCGCAACGATGAATAAGGCTCCCTGCGGGAGTCAACCAGAGGGAAGGACAGCCGGGGACAGTTTCGAGGGGATAGCCTCCCAACACGGCAGCACAGCACACAGTGTTGGCGGTGACGACATGCCCGTAGTGGAAATTTTTGGTCCGGAGGGCCTCCGCAACCTGTTGCGCGCAATCTTCCTG GGAACTCACGTGAGGAGGTGTGCGCCATACCGGGTTCACGAGCTCAAGGGCGTGCCCTGCCTTCACCATGGACGTCGATGTGCTCACGCGGTGCTTCCCACACTTCCTAA AGTCTCTTTCGAAGCAGAGGGAGGAGCTGATTTGTGGCCAGCTGCAGATGGCTCCTACGACGTGTTCACTGACTCAGACATCAGGGTGCTGGCTATCCCAATTCGG CATAACGTGCCTACTGTTGGCTACGTTGTTGAAGAACTCGGGAAGACACGCCGACACCTCAATGCCGATGCACTTCAGCCCATTGTGCAAAGAAACCTTGACGCGCTAGCTGGCTGGCCAGCCCTAAAGGGCCAGCCGAAGGCGGTTTACCAG TTACTCTCCGCGCTTGAACCAGGAGACTCACTCACATTTCCAGATGGCACTCGTGTAAACTACGACGATGCCTTCGAAAAGGAAGCGCAGCACCTCCGCAAGTTTTGCATCTGCGTGGACACATGCGACGCTTCGCCTATTTTACCCTTTGCAAAAGGCTGTGACCTGATG GTCCACGAGAGCACGCTAAGCGAGGCGGGGCTTACGTCAGATTTTGGGCTACGTGCGGACGAGAAATACGATGCCACTGATGATCTTCCTCCTCCCGATGAAGATACATGCAGGACGCGACGCCTCGCACAGCAGAGCAAAACAGAGATCAACGGTAGCGAAGGTGTTGGAGGGAATATCGACAAG AGGGGCCTTGCTAAAAGCAGAGCGGCTGTCAGGACAG GTACTAAGTACATACCCGACCCGTATTTCGACGCTATAGTGAATTTCTGCATCACAATTTCTCGTGTAGCGACAGAAAAAACTGCAGGGAAAGTCGACGGCAGTTCCGAGGAACGCCGTGCCTCTCCAGATAGCACAACCGGAGCACAACCATACGTCAGTACGCAGTTCGATCACTGGAACAGAGCTGACACATTGGCCTTGCAGGTTCCGGTGTGCAATTAA
- a CDS encoding peptidyl-prolyl cis-trans isomerase, FKBP-type domain-containing protein (encoded by transcript BESB_084510), protein MLQRPSFPFCAASRFAPPCRPPGCGRSAAPGAVAGASVAAARAASEGQRHAKTTNPFRTLLGASQALLGMACLQRAPGIPRSRNQQTPLSLLGSPVCLAVAAAAHAAHAPLHSSSFALRGGTSGLCLAGKHVFKGRETSLQRRPWETHPRAVSASLGAGSPRRAFASLSPRAGSSSAVCSGQSSSASPPYVRGSEEGERAKEDHAPRACSAFRLFSAGGVAAVAVGVGLGVARRQCEASGADAASGECIAEGEGPDCGKAAPLESRPPWKREGGEETQSSLAKAAVCGTRSGCGAVALCREKLDSEDRRQPRASGDAAATDPSDRETNAASPAPRTRPLVITKERYIEKKFSKASEYRRTNSGMRICDKEEGRGDRVVQPGDVVWLQYEARRASDDQVFESTSSARLPTFLLKLFHILGARHDTCDTMPEGPYIRARVSGVEASSSSLPPRAQSRAETDAAALLGAQEAADAGQAKSDARLSRGSPAKGDARPSSTTHRGAADDVPRPVALEKGFHQIIPALDEGIRGMRVGGVRELIVPPHLAYPSICDDVSWRDARDSSQSPVRREGRHSKKKVALQGAAKSLRTVSV, encoded by the exons ATGCTGCAACGCCCTTCCTttcccttctgcgccgcttcgcggtTCGCCCCTCCGTGTCGCCCGCCCGGCTGCGGgaggtctgcggcgcctggcgctgtGGCAGGGGcttctgtcgccgccgcccgcgccgcgagcgaaggccagagacacgcgaagacgacgaatcCCTTCCGCACTCTCCTGGGTGCCTCTCAGGCTCTCCTTGGCATGGCGtgcctgcagagggcgccagGCATCCCGCGATCGCGGAATCAACAAACTCCTCTTTCGCTGCTGGGCTCTCCTGTATGCCTCGCagtggcggctgctgctcacGCCGCACACGCACCTCTCCACTCCTCTTCTTTTGCCCTCAGAGGGGGAACTTCGGGCCTCTGCCTTGCCGGCAAACATGTTTTTAAAGGTCGAGAAACGTCTCTTCAGAGGCGCCCGTGGGAGACGCACcctcgcgccgtctctgcctctctaggcgccggcagcccgcggcgagccttcgcatctctctcgccgcgcgcgggttCCTCTTCCGCTGTCTGCTCCGGGCAGAGCTCATCCGCTAGTCCTCCTTATGTTCGCgggagcgaggaaggagagagagcgaaagaagaccacgcgcctcgcgcgtgttcTGCCTTCCGCCTTTTCTCCGCGGGAGGCGTCGCAGCGGTGGCCGTGGGCGTCGGTCTGggggtcgcgcggcgccagtgCGAGGCAAGCGGTGCGGATGCAGCGTCAGGTGAGTGCatcgcggaaggcgagggtCCAGACTGCGGAAAGGCGGCGCCCCTAGAGAGCCGCCCGCCGTggaagcgagaaggcggagaagagacgcagagtaGTTTGGCAAAGGCGGCGGTCTGTGGCACGCGCTCGGGCTGCGGGGCTGTTGCACTTTGTCGAGAAAAACTTGATAGTGAAGATCGGAGACAACCGCGAgcaagcggagacgccgcggcgacagacCCCAGCGATAGAGAGACGAACGCGGCGTCTCCAGCCCCGCGGACAAGGCCGTTGGTGATTACGAAGGAGAGATACATCGAGAAGAAGTTCTCAAAGGCCTCGGAGTACCGGCGCACAAACTCAG GCATGCGCATCTGCGATAAAGAggaagggcgcggcgaccgcgtcgtTCAGCCCGGCGATGTCGTGTGGCTTCAGTacgaggcgcgacgggcgaGCGATGACCAGGTTTTCGAGAGCACTTCATCTGCGCGACTCCCCACTTTCCTTCTCAAGCTGTTTCACAT CCTAGGAGCCCGGCATGACACCTGCGACACGATGCCCGAGGGGCCGTATATCCGTGCGCGAGTCAGCGGTGTCGAAGCGTCAAGTTCGTCTCTTCCTCCCCgagcgcagagccgcgcggagacagatgCGGCCGCGCTCCTCGGTGCTcaggaggcagcagacgccgggCAAGCGAAATCggacgcgcgtctctctcgcggttCCCCAGCAAAAGGTGACGCCCGACCGAGCTCTACTACCCACCGGGGAGCCGCAGATGACGTGCCGCGCCCAGTCGCGTTGGAAAAAGGGTTCCATCAGATCATTCCCGCCCTCGACGAGGGCATCCGGGGCATGCGCGTGGGTG GCGTCCGAGAACTCATTGTCCCTCCGCACTTGGCTTATCCTTCGATCTGCGATGACGTAAGCTGGCGGGACGCTCGGGACTCGTCGCAGAGCCCCGTCAGACGCGAGGGGCGGCACAGCAAAAAGAAAGTGGCGCTACAGGGTGCAGCCAAATCTCTTAGAACCGTGTCAGTTTAG
- a CDS encoding hypothetical protein (encoded by transcript BESB_084500), translating to MEGVQTAMGPPIAFIALCILLPSAAASTSSMIAPLGSPVRESAVIARHTPDLMALQKAKSPLTSSPQGGATYPGKEVISLDSGDFSGKAGAETLLLTRPAPVTQEGESIRSLQDQRHSTQRTNEKTRSVGDVNGILQGVQNQVFGFDVGAPGELLGEKLPSELPGGEVHVQSQQVFWNASGRTTTPQQVNLSQVLIQNAPQFFLNWDQPGGEKQDGSDKAKQQYDWRKHVQRRPSRSEAGAVSREQQLAERARERELLKDVFSLWLEVDSRQLRLTEQQKLRQQLQALVAKQFELLKQLYRLEHEYNSETPQASLQPRSSALIVEGKCSLANTVIADSYAQVKQQSQLLLNLTLPAPTVFLPGHPTLALSTAVGYPVQLRSMHQGTIPQLTGTSISPSVKENEGRDTEPIEHTNPPEAPSALQAPALPDSQEKQLQSTGPLLAQDLRQEKNLLASSQKTHQPISVSSSDRELESRPKQRLPGPDVPRHRGGLHASDGRAEIRPHDAMPAVSQPSAVVALRDEEEVEVKEADTTHIDSKDRNGAATLESSVAGGSSVDSTSYVLSTADGGSQHSESVTPNQEFFGRDSSPLGLSGGNDLSARLRHPDPIKSDEERTTEIPDTRGSAHVAINGERQDAGKPEPEKSLPLGGTQQRRNGGVEYDGLMSSRLRQLQKQQEDHLAALFRQLELQQEELATRSRLLDRQREELLRLQEHFRELTARRNSLHQQHPAQATTTPPAKVYPVAQKSGGPQVEDADEVDLQNTFPAREPLLESDGERRLQALSENTPIHHYICKVIGHACSSDEECCEDLMCTQPSFIRTEPQRPDGRGTCQQPSNVAGFPSTPAWMTGQDEVAEGSPFFRDYRRRVGSSSAPLPQNSVASFVNRYRVPPNSRLLSDEKDVLQIEAE from the exons ATGGAAGGTGTTCAAACAGCGATGGGACCACCCATAGCGTTTATTGCTTTGTGCATATTGCTGCCGTCAGCGGCAGCGTCAACTAGCTCAATGATCGCTCCTTTGGGCTCGCCAGTTAGGGAATCTGCAGTAATAGCGAGGCACACCCCCGATCTCATGGCGCTTCAAAAAGCAAAATCGCCGTTGACTTCGTCTCCGCAGGGGGGCGCGACGTACCCAGGAAAAGAAGTTATTTCTCTAGACTCGGGTGATTTTTCTGGTAAGGCTGGTGCTGAGACACTACTACTAACCCGTCCTGCCCCTGTCACCCAAGAGGGAGAAAGCATTCGCTCGCTTCAAGATCAGCGGCACTCTACCCAGCGCACCAATGAAAAGACACGCAGCGTCGGCGACGTGAATGGAATCCTACAGGGCGTACAAAATCAGGTGTTCGGTTTCGATGTTGGGGCCCCGGGAGAGCTCCTTGGTGAGAAACTTCCATCTGAGTTACCCGGAGGCGAGGTGCACGTCCAAAGTCAACAGGTATTCTGGAATGCTTCAGGTCGAACCACGACTCCCCAGCAGGTGAATCTGTCGCAAGTGCTTATTCAAAACGCCCCTCAGTTCTTTCTCAACTGGGATCAACCTGGCGGAGAGAAACAAGACGGAAGTGATAAGGCCAAGCAACAATACGACTGGAGGAAGCACGTGCAGCGCAGGCCGAGCAGGAGTGAGGCTGGAgctgtctctcgcgagcAGCAGTTAGCCGAGCGGGCACGAGAGCGGGAATTATTAAAAGATGTCTTTTCCCTCTGGCTCGAGGTAGACTCCCGTCAGCTTCGTCTTACCGAGCAACAGAAGCTgcgacagcagctgcaggcttTAGTCGCAAAACAGTTTGAGCTTCTAAAACAACTTTATCGTCTAGAACACGAGTACAATTCAGAAACTCCTCAGGCGTCGTTACAACCCCGGTCATCAGCCCTCATTGTAGAGGGGAAGTGTTCTCTAGCAAACACTGTCATCGCGGATAGCTATGCACAGGTAAAACAACAgtcgcagctcctcctcaaTCTTACCCTGCCTGCTCCGACAGTATTCTTGCCAGGACATCCGACACTGGCGTTATCTACGGCGGTAGGCTATCCGGTTCAGTTACGTAGCATGCACCAGGGTACCATACCACAGTTGACAGGGACAAGTATCTCGCCGTCAGTGAAAGAAAATGAAGGCAGAGATACCGAGCCGATCGAGCACACAAATCCTCCAGAAGCGCCTAGCGCACTgcaagcgcctgcgctcccTGACAGTCAAGAAAAACAGCTCCAGTCCACAGGACCTCTGCTGGCACAGGATCTGCGGCAGGAAAAGAAcctcctcgcgtcttctcagAAAACACATCAGCCGATATCTGTTAGCTCATCCGATAGAGAACTAGAGTCGAGACCAAAGCAGAGATTGCCGGGCCCGGATGTTCCTCGACATCGGGGGGGACTGCACGCTTCCGATGGCCGTGCTGAGATCCGTCCTCACGACGCTATGCCTGCTGTCAGCCAGCCCTCAGCTGTCGTTGCCTTGCGTGATGAAGAGGAAGTGGAGGTGAAGGAGGCTGACACCACGCACATCGATTCGAAGGACCGTAACGGAGCAGCTACACTGGAGAGTTCAGTGGCGGGTGGGTCCTCCGTTGATTCCACGTCGTATGTTCTATCGACGGCAGATGGTGGCAGTCAGCACTCTGAGAGCGTTACGCCAAATCAAGAGTTTTTTGGGCGTGACTCGAGCCCGTTAGGTCTGTCTGGTGGAAATGACCTTAGCGCCCGTCTCCGACACCCGGACCCGATTAAGTCCGACGAAGAACGAACTACGGAGATACCGGATACGCGGGGATCGGCACACGTTGCCATCAATGGGGAAAGACAAGATGCAGGAAAGCCGGAGCCTGAGAAGTCCCTGCCGCTTGGCGGCACTCAACAGAGGCGAAACGGGGGCGTCGAATACGATGGACTCATgagcagccgcctgcgccaaCTGCAGAAACAGCAAGAGGACCACCTTGCAGCGCTGTTCAGGCAGCTAGAGCTTCAACAGGAGGAGCTCGCTACTAGGAGCCGTTTACTGGATCGGCAACGTGAAGAGCTTCTCCGCCTACAGGAGCACTTTCGCGAACTAACGGCACGAAGAAATTCACTACATCAGCAGCATCCCGCGCAGGCCACCACTACCCCGCCAGCAAAGGTATATCCAGTGGCGCAGAAAAGTGGAGGACCGCAAGTAGAAGATGCAGACGAAGTTGACTTACAGA ATACGTTTCCAGCAAGGGAGCCACTGCTGGAATCCGatggcgagcggcggctcCAGGCACTGAGTGAGAACACACCGATACACCACTATATATGCAAGGTGATTGGGCACGCTTGTAGCAGTGACGAAGAATGCTGTGAAGATCTCATGTGCACACAGCCATCATTCATTCGAACGGAACCTCAACGACcagacggccgcggcacGTGTCAACAGCCTTCGAACGTGGCGGGATTCCCATCCACGCCGGCCTGGATGACGGGCCAGGATGAAGTTGCGGAAGGCTCACCGTTTTTTAGAGATTACCGCAGGCGTGTggggagcagcagcgcccccCTGCCTCAAAACAGCGTCGCGAGCTTTGTGAACAGATACAGAGTGCCTCCTAACTCCCGCTTGCTCAGCGACGAGAAGGACGTCCTCCAAATTGAGGCAGAATGA
- a CDS encoding hypothetical protein (encoded by transcript BESB_084490) — protein MPGRCGRLDGRQGRHNVPGCRETSFGMFPESVSLAYLPSEDGVEPVPLHQLGKRCRQSCRYLASGLSPVSALLIICIALVAAARACCASWFFPSHRCDPLKQIGDGACLPLTGHLTQPVCYTVAPSPRAGHAAPSLYLSPRNGSSISRLDRRGALDACNDAALLDEEDKAYAWSSSCVPPSLLLHLSPPAAFGGGALPWIPHRSSTTWSPLVSTRPARRSALDEGRRLFLFLSPVVPVASVVRGLCSPGASSRHLASECASSSALFVYRNKVLHINPVRRVKHLKRNSGRSHIHELARERYLLHRQKDVRDYYRIKIHPHVDNCPHSQRNAAIKKPYRGVNEARREENRRLNAEDDARDEARISALRAFLDAQAALVRAATQQNTGEAAQPGDTVGGSSAESQAGVANSGFVEHELEATEGKQSEAARWASFDEVKKACEELQLLLRKRRMLRPLGSNKLFVSGVDDRLMNSDIEDFLDFFFRKTKVKLHKNADGTHRGSGLITFETTMDATQCLLEFNGVRLGAKRLFLAEALGPPLKPKAKKVYLPPTFPFGTSPAAAPPEEVREL, from the exons ATGCCGGGACGCTGCGGGCGGCTCGATGGCAGGCAAGGCCGTCACAACGTCCCTGGCTGCAGGGAAACAAGTTTTGGCATGTTTCCGGAAAGTGTCTCTCTTGCCTATTTGCCATCTGAAGATGGAGTGGAGCCAGTGCCGCTTCACCAGCTCGGAAAACGCTGCAGACAAAGCTGCCGCTACCTGGCGTCAGGGCTCTCGCCCGTGAGCGCCCTCCTGATTATATGTATTGCGCTTGTCGCGGCGGCACGGGCCTGCTGCGCATCCTGGTTCTTTCCGTCACATCGCTGCGATCCCCTGAAGCAGATAGGTGACGGAGCTTGTCTTCCGTTGACAGGGCACCTGACTCAACCCGTCTGTTATACTGTGGCGCCCAGTCCGCGAGCTGGGCACGCCGCCCCGAGCCTATATCTCTCACCTAGGAACGGCTCCAGCATTTCCCGGCTTGATCGGCGTGGAGCGCTAGATGCTTGCAATGACGCAGCGCTTCTGGATGAGGAGGATAAAGCATATGCATGGTCTTCGTCTTGCGTGCCGCCGTCCCTGCTCCTGCATTTATCCCCTCCAGCTGCCTTCGGTGGTGGTGCCCTCCCGTGGATTCCGCATCGCTCTAGCACAACATGGTCGCCTCTCGTCAGTACGCGTCCAGCCAGGCGGTCTGCTCTTGATGAAGGACGCCGTCTCTTTTTGTTCCTGTCTCCTGTCGTCCCCGTGGCCTCTGTtgtccgcggcctctgctccccaggcgcgtcgtcgcggcatCTAGCATCGGAGTgtgcctcttcgtccgcctTGTTTGTTTACCGTAACAAAGTCCTCCACATCAATCCCGTGCGACGGGTGAAGCACTTGAAGAGGAACAGTGGGCGGTCTCACATACACGAGCTTGCGCGCGAGCGCTACCTTCTTCATCGCCAGAAGGACGTGCGGGATTACTACCGGATAAAAATTCATCCCCATGTAGACAACTGTCCACACAGCCAGCGCAATGCAGCTATAAAGAAGCCGTACCGAGGTGTGAACGAGGCAAGACGGGAAGAAAATCGGCGGCTGAACGCGGAAGATGACGCGCGCGATGAGGCAAGGATTTCCGCCCTCAGAGCGTTTCTTGATGCTCAGGCGGCGCTAGTCCGTGCGGCAACGCAACAGAATacaggcgaggccgcacaACCGGGCGACACTGTAGGAGGCAGCAGTGCTGAATCACAAGCGGGAGTCGCCAATTCTGGTTTTGTCGAACATGAGCTAGAGGCCACAGAGGGAAAGCAGAGCGAAGCAGCACGCTGGGCGTCTTTCGATGAGGTGAAAAAGGCTTGTGAGGaactgcagctgctgctacGGAAGCGGCGCATGCTCCGGCCTCTCGGGAGTAACAAGCTCTTTGTTAGCGGCGTAGATGATCGCTTGATGAATTCAGATATCGAGGATTTCTTGGACTTCTTTTTCCGAAAAACCAAGGTGAAGCTGCACAAGAACGCAG ACGGCACACACCGAGGAAGTGGGCTCATTACCTTCGAGACAACTATGGATGCTACACAGTGCCTTCTGGAGTTCAACGGCGTTCGCCTCGGTGCAAAGCGCCTGTTCCTTGCCGAAGCCCTGGGGCCTCCACTAAAACCCAAAGCGAAAAAGGTCTACTTACCACCTACTTTCCCTTTTGGAACTTCTCCTGCGGCTGCCCCTCCTGAGGAAGTTCGTGAATTgtga